In a single window of the Olivibacter sp. SDN3 genome:
- a CDS encoding BamA/TamA family outer membrane protein, with product MLPLCSYGQRPGYELEPSRSKADTTRQRDLIDIGKDILNIKPPKGPDSSGKSIYFSFLPFSTNVPGGGHALITSTTAGFFTGNRETTYMSRASFTPYTNFRGRFGLPIRSYIWLKNNEWVIMGDTRLLKYPQFTWGLGRQHEEDDKLLVDYTYMRFYQHALRKVCDGMFAGIGYNLDYRVNIDTKEAGLSLGEYTDYAYGTDHFGRSLSSGLSFNLLYDTRSNSINPMDGYYAYFQYRVNPTFLGSDHTWQSIYVDIRKYIRFTDDPNRQNMLGIWTNYWSVLNRRVPYLDLPSIGWDVYNRSGRGFDQNRYRGRHLMYLEAEYRRDITANGLFGFVVFTNANSVAGPDSQLFKDWNHAVGAGLRLKFNKGSGTNIAIDFGKSRGFSGFQIGLDEVF from the coding sequence ATGTTACCTCTTTGCAGCTACGGCCAGAGACCGGGATATGAATTAGAGCCATCAAGATCCAAAGCAGACACGACGAGGCAGCGTGATCTCATCGATATTGGGAAAGATATTCTTAACATCAAGCCCCCGAAGGGGCCGGACAGTAGCGGTAAATCCATTTATTTCTCTTTTCTACCTTTTTCCACCAACGTTCCCGGTGGCGGACATGCGTTGATCACATCGACCACGGCCGGGTTTTTCACCGGTAACCGGGAAACCACTTATATGTCGAGAGCTTCGTTTACGCCCTACACAAATTTTAGGGGTCGTTTCGGTTTACCTATTCGTTCTTATATCTGGTTAAAGAACAATGAGTGGGTTATCATGGGTGATACACGTTTACTGAAATATCCTCAATTTACCTGGGGCCTGGGCAGGCAACACGAGGAAGACGACAAACTACTCGTTGATTATACGTATATGCGCTTCTACCAGCATGCCTTACGGAAGGTTTGCGATGGTATGTTTGCCGGTATAGGGTATAATCTCGATTATCGGGTAAATATAGATACGAAAGAAGCGGGGTTATCCCTTGGAGAATATACCGATTATGCATATGGTACAGACCATTTTGGCAGAAGTCTGTCTTCGGGTTTAAGCTTCAATTTATTGTATGATACCCGTTCAAACTCCATCAACCCTATGGACGGTTATTATGCGTACTTTCAATACCGCGTGAATCCTACGTTTCTAGGAAGTGATCATACCTGGCAGTCCATTTATGTAGACATTCGTAAATATATCCGTTTTACCGATGATCCTAACCGTCAGAATATGTTAGGTATCTGGACAAACTATTGGTCGGTATTAAACAGAAGAGTTCCCTATCTTGACCTCCCCAGTATAGGGTGGGACGTTTACAATCGTTCTGGAAGAGGCTTTGACCAAAACCGTTATCGCGGTCGTCATTTAATGTATTTAGAGGCTGAGTATAGGCGAGATATCACAGCCAATGGCTTATTCGGATTTGTAGTCTTTACCAATGCGAACTCTGTTGCCGGACCAGACAGCCAATTATTTAAGGATTGGAATCACGCCGTGGGTGCGGGCCTCCGTCTGAAGTTCAATAAAGGATCGGGAACGAATATTGCGATTGACTTTGGAAAAAGTAGAGGTTTCTCCGGTTTCCAAATAGGCTTGGATGAAGTGTTTTAA
- a CDS encoding helix-turn-helix transcriptional regulator, whose amino-acid sequence MDKKVYNRIKAVLAEQGKTNKWLAETLDRNINTVSKWSTNKMQPTVESLFEIAEALQVDVRSLLISTKGGI is encoded by the coding sequence ATGGATAAAAAGGTATACAATCGTATCAAAGCTGTATTAGCAGAACAGGGCAAAACCAATAAATGGCTGGCAGAAACACTGGACCGGAACATCAATACGGTTTCCAAATGGAGTACAAACAAAATGCAGCCCACAGTAGAGTCTTTGTTTGAAATAGCTGAAGCACTACAGGTGGACGTACGCAGTTTATTAATTTCAACAAAAGGGGGAATCTAA
- a CDS encoding GNAT family N-acetyltransferase, translated as MINYQIEKELSLGEFRQLLLRSTLGERRPIDDLDRLIQMLEHANLIVTARDEDKLIGIARSLTDFAYCTYLADLAVHEGYQRQGIGKELIKQTKLAAPQAKLILLSAPKAINYYPKIGMTKHSYCYFLDNLTDLT; from the coding sequence ATGATAAATTATCAGATAGAAAAAGAATTAAGTTTAGGCGAATTCCGACAGCTCCTCCTGCGCTCTACTTTGGGAGAACGACGTCCAATTGATGATCTCGACCGTTTAATTCAGATGCTGGAACATGCTAACCTGATCGTTACCGCACGGGATGAAGACAAGTTAATCGGAATCGCCCGTTCCCTAACAGATTTTGCCTACTGCACTTATTTAGCTGACTTAGCCGTGCACGAAGGTTATCAACGTCAGGGAATTGGTAAAGAGTTAATCAAGCAAACTAAGTTAGCTGCTCCTCAGGCAAAACTCATCTTGCTTTCCGCTCCCAAAGCCATAAACTATTACCCTAAAATCGGTATGACCAAACATAGTTACTGTTATTTTTTAGATAACCTTACTGATTTAACATAA
- a CDS encoding ABC transporter permease, translating into MFRNYLKIAWRNLLKHKMYSIIKLGGFSFSIAACALIGLYIIHEISYDQTYPDKERIFRIVGQNIHNGELSSGTAFPAPLNVAIKQDFQEIALSGRLMPNSLFYGAGSNQITTEQNPESIYEEGFTYLDQELLHILQLPSVYGDYDHALEKPNTVVITESKAKKFFPHQNPVGQMIYLNNDHGNPYTVTAVIKDFPTTSHLHNYDFLLTLSGVIFYPGEQDNWNASNYVGYLKLHKGVDPRAFEKKLTNQVLTKYVIPTMRANGVKEPEKDAKALSLRLQPVTDIHLYSADVDDYHHVAQGDIRYVTLFGGIAIFILLIACINFVNLSTAKSANRAREIGLRRVVGSRRKGLIIQFLAESTLYSFLSVLFGLLLAWLCLPLFNQLTGKTITFPWTSWSLFPITTLSALAIGLFAGLYPAFYLSGFSPINALRGNLILGAKSPLLRNSLVVFQFATSIILIIGTIVINAQMQYVLREKVGFDKDQVLIIQGSHTLERQINTFKDELKKLPNVINTSISDYLPVRLGGVKRNGNTFYQEGRVQEEAATPGQFWQVDKDYLATLGMRLAEGRNFSADLQTDSQAVIINQTMVKRLGLKQPIGARLYNGDTFTVIGVVEDFNFESLRGGVEPICLALGNSTTMLSVKIKSQETAAAIEAITTLWKKFSPHQSLRYTFLDESYAQMYQDVQQTGNIFASFAALAIFIACLGLFGLAAFTTEQRTKEIGIRKVLGASVKGIVQLLSKDFMKLVFVAIVIAFPLAWWAMNKWLTDFAYRIELEWWIFACAALSALLIALLTICFQTIKAAMTNPTKSLRSE; encoded by the coding sequence ATGTTTAGGAACTACCTGAAGATCGCTTGGAGAAATCTTCTGAAGCACAAAATGTATTCGATCATTAAGCTTGGCGGCTTCTCCTTCAGTATTGCTGCCTGCGCCCTGATTGGCCTGTATATTATCCATGAAATCAGTTATGATCAAACGTATCCGGATAAAGAGCGTATTTTTCGCATTGTAGGGCAAAATATACATAACGGTGAGCTTTCAAGTGGTACGGCGTTTCCAGCGCCGTTGAATGTAGCTATTAAGCAAGACTTTCAGGAAATAGCACTTTCTGGCCGGTTGATGCCCAATTCACTTTTTTATGGCGCAGGAAGTAATCAAATTACCACAGAACAAAACCCGGAAAGTATCTATGAAGAGGGGTTTACTTATCTTGACCAAGAGTTGCTCCATATTTTACAGCTACCCTCGGTTTATGGTGATTATGATCATGCGCTGGAGAAACCCAATACGGTCGTTATCACCGAAAGTAAAGCCAAGAAATTTTTCCCTCATCAAAATCCAGTTGGTCAGATGATCTACCTCAATAATGATCATGGCAATCCTTATACGGTAACAGCTGTAATAAAAGATTTTCCAACTACTTCGCATCTGCACAATTATGATTTCCTGCTTACTTTATCGGGTGTTATTTTTTATCCTGGAGAGCAGGACAACTGGAATGCCAGTAACTATGTTGGGTACCTGAAGCTTCACAAAGGTGTAGATCCACGTGCTTTTGAGAAAAAACTGACGAATCAGGTCCTCACAAAATATGTGATACCGACTATGCGCGCTAACGGAGTAAAGGAGCCCGAAAAAGACGCTAAAGCACTTAGCCTCCGATTGCAGCCCGTAACAGACATCCATCTTTACTCGGCAGATGTAGATGATTATCATCATGTTGCGCAGGGAGACATTCGTTACGTCACACTCTTCGGAGGAATAGCGATCTTTATTCTATTGATTGCCTGTATCAACTTTGTTAATTTATCTACCGCTAAGTCCGCTAACCGTGCGAGGGAAATAGGTCTACGAAGGGTTGTAGGGTCACGGCGCAAGGGACTCATCATCCAGTTTTTGGCTGAATCTACTCTTTATAGCTTCTTGTCTGTTTTATTTGGTTTGTTGTTAGCATGGCTTTGCCTGCCCCTGTTTAATCAACTTACGGGTAAGACCATTACCTTCCCCTGGACGAGCTGGTCGTTATTTCCCATAACCACGTTATCTGCACTAGCTATCGGTTTATTTGCAGGCTTATATCCCGCATTTTATCTTTCCGGCTTCTCTCCGATCAATGCCTTGAGAGGGAATCTAATCCTCGGCGCTAAGAGCCCTTTGCTACGTAATAGCTTAGTGGTTTTCCAATTTGCCACATCCATTATACTCATTATTGGAACCATTGTCATCAATGCCCAAATGCAATATGTGTTACGTGAAAAAGTTGGCTTTGACAAGGATCAGGTACTCATTATCCAAGGCAGTCATACACTTGAAAGACAAATCAACACTTTCAAAGACGAGCTGAAAAAACTGCCAAATGTAATCAATACCTCAATAAGTGATTATCTGCCGGTCAGACTGGGTGGTGTAAAGCGTAATGGCAATACGTTTTACCAAGAAGGGAGAGTACAGGAAGAGGCCGCTACTCCAGGTCAATTTTGGCAGGTGGATAAAGATTACCTTGCAACTTTGGGGATGCGCCTTGCGGAAGGGAGGAATTTTTCAGCAGATTTGCAGACGGACTCACAGGCAGTTATCATCAACCAGACCATGGTCAAACGTTTGGGATTAAAACAGCCTATTGGCGCACGCCTTTATAATGGCGATACCTTCACGGTCATTGGCGTAGTAGAAGATTTTAATTTCGAATCGTTAAGAGGCGGGGTCGAACCTATCTGTCTTGCCTTAGGGAATAGTACAACCATGTTATCTGTTAAGATAAAAAGTCAAGAAACAGCGGCTGCAATTGAGGCCATTACCACGCTTTGGAAAAAATTTTCTCCCCATCAGTCCCTACGTTATACTTTTCTCGACGAAAGTTATGCGCAAATGTATCAAGATGTGCAACAGACCGGCAATATATTTGCAAGTTTTGCTGCGCTCGCCATTTTCATTGCTTGCTTGGGTCTATTCGGCCTGGCGGCATTTACCACCGAACAACGCACAAAAGAGATAGGTATCCGGAAAGTATTGGGCGCAAGTGTAAAGGGTATTGTGCAATTGCTATCGAAAGACTTTATGAAGCTTGTATTCGTTGCCATTGTGATCGCCTTTCCTCTTGCTTGGTGGGCGATGAATAAATGGCTAACGGATTTTGCTTATCGGATTGAATTGGAATGGTGGATCTTTGCATGTGCAGCGCTGTCAGCCCTGTTGATTGCCCTACTGACCATCTGTTTTCAAACGATTAAAGCGGCAATGACTAATCCAACAAAATCATTGCGAAGTGAGTGA
- a CDS encoding acyltransferase family protein has protein sequence MSTPDRRYDIDWIRVIAIGLLLIYHVAIGMQPWGAMIAFITSEKSWEALWVPMTMLNVWRIPLLFFVSGMGVYFASRKRNWKQLFLERGKRILLPFLFGSVFIVPIHIYIWQKYNGFEISYLPGPGHLWFLGNIFIYVLVLSPLFFYLKGKEDGQLVGWIKRVFSHPLGLFLVVGAFVTEVLLLDPMPFEMYAMTCHGFFIGLLAFFFGFCFVRSGDTFWQMIQKWRWLLLTVAIALFVTRLIYYQPYAPNYLLAVESTCWIISVFAFGHRYLNHSSRTLSYLSEAAYPVYIIHMIFLYLGSSLIFPLPISAPLQFLLVLLFTLSGCLITYEFVIRRIAFVRPLFGLK, from the coding sequence ATGTCAACACCAGATAGAAGGTACGATATTGATTGGATACGGGTAATTGCTATAGGTCTGCTTTTGATATACCATGTGGCGATAGGCATGCAGCCCTGGGGAGCTATGATTGCTTTTATTACGAGTGAAAAAAGCTGGGAAGCACTATGGGTGCCTATGACAATGCTTAACGTTTGGCGTATACCTTTACTGTTTTTTGTGTCGGGTATGGGCGTATACTTCGCCAGTAGGAAAAGGAATTGGAAGCAATTGTTTCTCGAACGTGGTAAACGGATTTTGCTGCCTTTTCTCTTTGGCTCGGTATTTATCGTTCCTATCCATATCTATATTTGGCAAAAATATAATGGATTTGAGATTAGCTATCTTCCAGGCCCGGGCCATCTATGGTTTTTAGGAAATATCTTTATCTATGTCTTGGTGCTTTCTCCACTTTTCTTCTACTTAAAGGGAAAGGAAGATGGGCAACTAGTGGGATGGATAAAACGGGTATTTAGCCATCCTTTGGGCCTGTTTCTGGTTGTGGGAGCATTCGTGACAGAAGTGCTGTTGCTTGACCCTATGCCTTTTGAAATGTATGCCATGACATGTCATGGCTTCTTTATCGGCTTATTGGCTTTTTTCTTTGGCTTTTGCTTTGTACGGTCTGGCGATACTTTTTGGCAGATGATCCAAAAATGGCGATGGCTACTTTTAACCGTTGCCATCGCTCTTTTTGTGACCAGGCTTATTTACTATCAGCCTTACGCGCCGAATTACTTACTGGCTGTTGAATCCACTTGCTGGATCATTTCCGTGTTTGCTTTTGGGCACCGATATCTGAACCATTCTAGCAGAACCTTGAGTTATCTAAGTGAGGCGGCTTATCCGGTGTATATTATTCATATGATATTTCTATATTTAGGCTCATCGCTTATTTTCCCTTTACCGATAAGTGCCCCTTTACAGTTTCTACTGGTTTTGCTCTTTACACTAAGCGGCTGCCTGATTACCTATGAATTTGTGATTAGGCGTATAGCTTTTGTAAGACCACTATTTGGTTTGAAATAA
- a CDS encoding ankyrin repeat domain-containing protein, which produces MKTQEIIVAKTWKVITFLVASFLMTACVGQGDSDQQNGTANKTEKVKPPKIDIHAAVVGGDTEALQQHIAAGTDINKKDPYGGSSPLITAALFDKPAMVETLIEAGADIDFQNKEGSTALITAAFFGRPEIVKILLEKGADKKIKNKFGATAYESAAAPFNEVKSTYDMMGKLLKPMGLELDYKQLEKIRPQIAAMLK; this is translated from the coding sequence ATGAAAACGCAGGAGATAATCGTAGCAAAAACATGGAAAGTTATTACTTTTTTAGTTGCTTCTTTTTTAATGACAGCATGTGTCGGCCAAGGAGATTCTGATCAGCAGAACGGAACCGCCAACAAAACTGAAAAAGTCAAACCACCAAAAATAGATATTCACGCGGCGGTTGTAGGTGGAGACACGGAAGCACTTCAGCAACATATTGCCGCTGGAACGGATATTAATAAAAAAGATCCGTATGGGGGTTCGAGCCCTTTGATAACGGCTGCGCTATTTGATAAGCCGGCGATGGTTGAAACCTTAATTGAAGCCGGAGCAGATATTGATTTTCAGAATAAGGAAGGGTCTACAGCATTGATTACGGCCGCTTTCTTCGGTCGGCCTGAAATCGTGAAAATCCTATTGGAGAAGGGGGCTGATAAAAAGATAAAAAACAAGTTTGGAGCAACGGCCTATGAATCGGCTGCCGCGCCTTTCAATGAGGTGAAGTCCACTTATGATATGATGGGAAAGCTGTTGAAGCCAATGGGTTTAGAGCTAGATTATAAACAGCTAGAAAAGATACGCCCACAGATAGCTGCAATGTTAAAATAA
- a CDS encoding helix-turn-helix domain-containing protein: protein MVNDFIHQVTAVVEKNLSNEQFGVAEVADALNMSRSNLLRKVKKQTNLSVSQLIRQIRLQRAMEMLRESSLNVSEVAYQTGFGSSSYFIKCFREYYGYPPGVVHHGNEDLETENVSNVITPTSSKRRFIILAFAALTVALIIGLLRYRTRSPEVNTLEKSIAVLPFKNDSNDSSNVYLINGLMDATLNNLQKIKDLRVISRTSAEKYRNLSKSVPEMARELNVNYFVEGSGQKMGNRILLNVQLIEAPNDKHLWSRQYRREATDIFQLQQEVAKDIAKEIQAIITRDEQMRIEKKPTENLAAYDSFMKGSDLMRKGGRSNLEKAVDYFKKAIDDDPEFALAYAVSAIAYYYLDLFQEKKIYTSEIGYSADKALLYDSLLPESLIAKALFYAHRKEYQSAVPYLEKALEYNPNSILAVSFLSYFYNSHIPNTVKYLEYALQGVRLNAGSQDSTTLSHNYLHLSNALVQTGFVDESLQYIDQSIAYDTENSYASWVKAVVLFAKNDDAEQTKQLLRKELDKDSTQLHILQEIGKIYYYTGDCKTAYRYFKQFIELRKAHQLDIFGNVDLDIGIVLSKVGVKEESKKFIASFKHFADNDSSIYKHMHQAIYYAYLGDRVQTVSHLQRFAKEENYQYWILLFEKDPLVDPFKNDPAFKKVMQEIKDKFWKQHQEIRSSLEEKGLL from the coding sequence ATGGTTAACGATTTCATACATCAAGTCACTGCAGTAGTTGAGAAAAACCTTTCAAATGAGCAGTTTGGTGTGGCAGAGGTGGCCGATGCCTTAAACATGAGTCGTTCAAACCTGCTCCGAAAGGTAAAAAAACAAACCAACCTATCGGTAAGCCAATTGATCAGGCAGATCCGATTACAACGAGCAATGGAAATGTTAAGGGAATCTTCCCTGAACGTCTCAGAAGTGGCTTACCAAACGGGATTTGGCAGTTCTTCGTATTTCATCAAATGCTTCCGCGAATATTACGGATACCCACCAGGGGTTGTTCACCATGGTAATGAAGACTTGGAAACGGAAAATGTTTCGAATGTTATCACTCCCACCAGCAGTAAAAGACGTTTTATCATCTTAGCTTTTGCTGCGCTAACGGTTGCGCTGATCATTGGTTTGTTGCGATACCGTACGCGTTCTCCAGAGGTCAATACACTTGAAAAGTCAATTGCGGTACTTCCCTTCAAAAACGATAGTAACGATTCCAGTAATGTCTACCTCATTAATGGATTGATGGATGCAACATTAAATAACCTCCAAAAAATAAAAGATCTCAGGGTTATCAGTAGAACATCAGCCGAAAAGTACCGAAATCTATCGAAATCCGTTCCCGAAATGGCTCGTGAGCTGAACGTGAACTATTTTGTAGAAGGAAGTGGCCAAAAGATGGGCAATCGGATATTATTGAACGTACAATTAATTGAAGCACCAAACGATAAACATCTTTGGAGCAGACAGTACCGACGGGAAGCTACCGATATTTTTCAATTGCAGCAAGAAGTAGCCAAAGACATTGCAAAAGAGATTCAGGCGATCATCACTCGTGATGAACAAATGAGAATAGAAAAAAAACCAACAGAAAACCTAGCCGCCTATGATTCATTTATGAAAGGCAGCGATTTGATGCGTAAGGGTGGCCGAAGTAATTTGGAAAAAGCCGTTGATTATTTTAAAAAGGCTATTGATGATGACCCTGAATTTGCGCTTGCCTATGCCGTTTCTGCCATAGCCTATTACTACTTGGATCTTTTTCAAGAAAAGAAAATCTATACGTCCGAAATTGGGTATTCTGCGGACAAAGCCCTTTTATATGACTCCCTATTACCAGAAAGTCTGATCGCAAAAGCCCTATTTTATGCTCATCGAAAAGAATATCAATCGGCTGTTCCCTACCTTGAAAAAGCTTTGGAGTACAATCCGAATTCCATTTTAGCGGTCAGTTTTTTATCCTATTTTTACAACAGTCATATCCCCAATACCGTCAAATACCTGGAATATGCTCTCCAAGGGGTTAGGTTAAACGCTGGATCTCAGGATTCCACGACCCTAAGTCATAACTACCTGCATCTTAGCAATGCGCTGGTACAGACGGGCTTTGTAGATGAATCGCTGCAATATATCGATCAGTCGATTGCCTACGACACCGAAAATTCTTACGCCTCCTGGGTAAAAGCGGTGGTGCTGTTTGCTAAAAATGACGATGCAGAACAAACCAAGCAGCTCCTACGCAAAGAGCTGGATAAAGATAGCACGCAACTCCATATTTTACAGGAAATTGGAAAAATATACTATTATACAGGCGATTGTAAAACTGCCTATCGCTACTTCAAGCAGTTTATAGAACTTCGTAAAGCCCATCAATTGGATATTTTTGGAAATGTTGACCTGGACATTGGCATCGTGCTATCCAAAGTGGGTGTTAAGGAAGAATCGAAGAAATTTATAGCCAGTTTTAAGCATTTTGCGGACAATGACTCATCCATCTACAAGCATATGCACCAAGCCATATATTATGCTTATCTGGGTGACCGGGTACAAACCGTCTCGCATCTGCAACGCTTTGCAAAAGAAGAAAACTATCAGTACTGGATACTTTTATTTGAGAAAGACCCTTTGGTAGATCCTTTTAAAAATGATCCGGCCTTTAAAAAAGTGATGCAAGAAATCAAAGACAAGTTCTGGAAACAACATCAGGAAATTAGAAGCTCGCTGGAAGAAAAGGGTTTGCTGTAA
- a CDS encoding FtsX-like permease family protein produces the protein MKNKVYSFINLSGLTIGLTCCLIISIYLINELSYDRYNKNADNIYRVERTFLNAESKSVSLALGAVAPTIAPLLKNDFREIASITTLLPIGEGTVQYEDKIFKEPEIYFADEQLFDLFDIQLRSGDVKEALTEPYSILLTEEMAKKYFGNQDPVNKMIKLNQQLLFKVTGVYDALPQNAHWHPNMLLSFASLKDTLIYGEEQLRTNWGNNAFYTYLKLPNDGVAKKLEAQLPDFLNRHVPGADNKASEWTSLSLRKLTDIHLYSHKDSELEENGDIKRVYIFSVIGFFILLIACINYMNLSTARSSLRAREIGVRKVVGASKKELIAQFLSESVVIGWLAAILACMITWLALPGLNYVSGQSLSLSMLWEPHFIIPLCLLPFVVGILSGIYPALFLSTFRPVTVLKGIFKNSEKAFSARKVLVVVQFSISIILIISTVVVFQQLQYIQNKSLGFKKEQIVVLNNNSGFQHAFQAFRTSLLANSSIVEVGRSSRIPSGRLLDADGSQITLGNSLAPSKADIKYVRVDDGFIPTYNIPILNGRNFMRTNGSDTSSFILNQAAVRALGIQSNEEAIGKQFKYGVRNGQIVGIMNDFNFESLHQRILPLVLFVSKEENDYGSISVNITGSTQQALQHIETIWKKYLPEVPFDYIFLDNRFADLYKAEQQQQLIFSTFAGIAIFIACLGLFGLSAFTITQRVKEIGIRKVLGASTGSIVGLLSKDFLLLVALSAIIAFPITWFAMQNWLSDFAYRIDISWLVFVIAAVIALLIAFITISVQTIRAALANPTKSLRSE, from the coding sequence ATGAAGAATAAGGTTTATTCCTTCATTAACTTATCAGGTCTCACGATAGGGTTAACCTGCTGCCTCATAATAAGTATTTATTTGATAAATGAGCTTAGTTATGATCGATACAACAAAAACGCTGATAATATCTATCGCGTTGAAAGAACCTTTCTGAATGCAGAAAGCAAAAGTGTTTCTTTAGCTTTGGGTGCCGTAGCCCCGACAATCGCCCCCTTACTTAAAAACGACTTCAGGGAAATTGCCTCTATCACAACCCTTTTGCCTATAGGTGAAGGAACGGTTCAATATGAAGATAAAATCTTTAAAGAGCCGGAAATCTATTTTGCAGATGAACAACTGTTCGATCTTTTCGATATTCAGCTCCGCAGTGGCGACGTCAAAGAAGCTTTAACAGAACCTTATTCTATCCTGCTTACAGAAGAAATGGCCAAAAAGTATTTTGGCAACCAAGATCCGGTTAATAAAATGATCAAGCTCAACCAACAGCTACTTTTTAAAGTAACCGGCGTATACGACGCTTTACCTCAAAATGCACACTGGCATCCGAATATGCTGCTGTCCTTTGCTTCCCTAAAAGACACCCTGATCTATGGAGAAGAACAGCTCCGGACGAACTGGGGGAATAACGCATTTTATACCTATTTAAAACTCCCAAACGATGGCGTTGCAAAAAAGCTGGAAGCACAGTTGCCTGATTTTCTAAACAGGCACGTCCCAGGTGCAGATAACAAAGCTTCTGAATGGACGTCATTGTCACTTCGGAAACTGACGGATATCCATTTGTATTCGCATAAGGACTCCGAGCTGGAAGAAAACGGCGACATCAAAAGGGTGTACATTTTTTCCGTTATCGGCTTTTTTATTTTGCTCATTGCCTGTATCAATTATATGAACTTATCTACCGCACGCTCCTCTTTAAGAGCCCGGGAGATCGGTGTGAGAAAAGTAGTAGGCGCCAGCAAAAAAGAACTGATCGCCCAATTCCTCAGCGAGAGTGTAGTAATCGGTTGGTTAGCGGCTATCCTTGCCTGTATGATAACGTGGTTGGCTCTGCCTGGACTTAACTACGTGTCCGGACAATCCCTATCATTGTCCATGTTATGGGAACCACATTTTATCATCCCCCTTTGCTTGTTGCCCTTTGTCGTTGGTATACTGTCCGGAATTTATCCTGCACTTTTCCTTTCTACTTTTCGACCTGTGACGGTATTAAAAGGTATCTTTAAAAACAGTGAGAAAGCCTTCTCAGCAAGAAAGGTTTTGGTTGTCGTACAATTTTCAATATCAATCATACTGATCATCAGCACTGTAGTTGTTTTTCAACAATTACAGTATATTCAAAATAAGTCCCTGGGCTTTAAGAAGGAACAAATAGTTGTTTTAAACAATAATAGCGGATTTCAGCATGCCTTCCAAGCTTTCAGAACATCCTTGCTTGCTAATTCATCAATAGTGGAAGTCGGCCGGTCAAGTCGCATTCCCTCTGGTAGATTATTGGATGCGGATGGGTCGCAGATTACTCTCGGAAATTCGCTGGCCCCATCAAAAGCGGATATTAAATATGTAAGGGTAGATGACGGTTTTATTCCAACTTACAATATCCCCATTTTGAATGGTAGAAATTTCATGCGGACAAATGGTTCTGACACTTCTTCTTTTATCCTCAACCAAGCAGCGGTACGCGCTTTGGGGATACAATCGAATGAAGAGGCGATCGGCAAACAATTTAAATATGGCGTCCGCAACGGACAGATTGTGGGTATCATGAACGACTTTAACTTCGAATCCTTGCATCAGCGAATCTTACCGCTGGTTTTATTCGTTTCCAAGGAGGAGAATGACTATGGTAGCATTTCCGTTAACATAACGGGCAGCACACAGCAGGCTCTTCAGCATATCGAAACAATATGGAAGAAGTATCTACCTGAGGTACCTTTTGACTATATATTTTTAGACAATCGCTTTGCCGATCTCTATAAGGCGGAACAACAACAGCAGTTGATTTTTTCTACCTTTGCGGGTATCGCCATCTTCATCGCTTGCTTGGGATTGTTTGGTTTATCTGCCTTTACTATTACCCAGCGGGTAAAAGAAATAGGCATTCGAAAAGTACTGGGGGCAAGTACCGGCAGTATCGTAGGTTTACTATCAAAAGATTTTCTCCTATTAGTTGCCTTGTCTGCTATTATTGCTTTCCCAATAACTTGGTTCGCGATGCAAAACTGGCTAAGCGATTTTGCTTACCGCATCGACATCTCTTGGCTGGTATTTGTTATCGCCGCGGTTATCGCGCTACTGATTGCTTTTATTACCATCAGTGTACAAACGATCAGAGCGGCACTCGCAAACCCAACGAAGTCATTAAGGAGCGAATAA